Below is a window of Zymoseptoria tritici IPO323 chromosome 9, whole genome shotgun sequence DNA.
GACAGAGCTCGTTCGATCAGATtccttcctcatcctcccagACTGCGCGGCCATGTTTCCCAAAATCTCCCGCAGGCGGCTATGGCTCGTGTGCCGATCTCGCCATGATGCTGCTGCCTCGatatccatccatccatccatccatccatcccaTTATTAATAGCAGAAGGCATATTGTTGATCAGGTCGGTCTTCGCATGCGCCGGCTACGCACGGATTCGCCTATAGGATCTGTTAATAAGAGAAGTGGATCCGGTCGTCGAGTCGAAGGAAAAAAGAAAAGAAAAAAAAAGGCTTACCGAATCGCAGTATTGCGGTGGGTTGCAGAAGCATTTGCCGTGTGCACCGTAGCCCAACCCGCTGTCGCAATTGAACCTCTGTGCCAGCGCAGTCGAAGCCGTGATGAGCACAAAGGCGAGCTGGAAGAGCTGCATGGTTTGGTCTTGTCGTTTGGTGAGGATTGTTTGTTGTGTCGGCGGATGTTGAAGGGTAGGCAACTCTGGACGTTTCTGGTGTCTGCTTGGAGAGAAGGCGATGGTGATGCGGGAGAGTTGAACCCTCCTTTATAGAATCATGGCGCAGTGATCTGGGCGGCGCTTCCTTTGCAAAGCGAAAAGTCTGACGGGACTTCATGAATGCGCTTCCTTGCAAACAGACGTTCGAACCCCTAGCAGATGTGCACAGCCCCGAATCTTTGTATGGATCAGCTCCAGATCCCTGAAGTCCACACCGCAACCTTCCGCCCTTGTCTATTCTATACGAGCGAGCCGATGTTGCAATTCGTGTAGGCAGACGATGAGCGGGAAGTGTACGGCAGACGCAACATGTACACGGGAGACAGAAGACTCTGTCGCCACGCTATAATGTTTCCAAGGGCCAAGGGGCAGACCTGCAAGACAGCACGAGCACCGGAGACCGGTATGATGTCCATTCCATCGGCACCGTCATGGACGTAGATATCCCTGCGGGGACCGGAGAATACTCCAAGGATCGAGAACTCGACAGGGAGTGATCGCGGGCAGCTTGGGCGATGTCTATAATAAGGCAGGTTCGGCTTTTGAATCCCTCGCACAGCCACTCACCGGAAATACGCGCACCGACGCGCACGGACGATTTAAGGTGCACAATCACCTCGTTTCGTCGGCGCGCGTATTCTCCGAGTGCTCGTATAAGAGATGTTCATTATGTCGATAGTATACATAGTTTTAGTAGTGTTAGTAGTATTAGTGTTGTTGCCGTAGTTACCTAACTATACAATTGTTTATGCTATTTAATAAGCTAATAAGAAGGTCGTTTTTATAGCGGTAATCGCCCTTATTGCCCTTATGTTAGTGTTGTTAGTGTCGTTAGTGTTGTTAGtatttatctatataatATCTACTACTCTTACCTTAATTACCTTACCTTACTATctattactactaccgccgccgccgctataTTGTCTAATTTAATCCTCTTACTAGTGTTGTTGTTTACTAGTGTAGGAGCTAGTACTTACTATAGTGCCTAAGAGCGCGGTACTataatcttctacttagcgTAATAACTACTAAGAGGGGTGCTCGGCGCGAgcgtagctatagtagtaatataAGGGCGTATTAGAGGTAGTAGAATCTTCTACGAAGGACGAGACACTACgatcttagtaataagctaATTTACTATCTTACGGTTAAATAGCGCGGTAGCCTTCTATAACTACGTAAGCTAATACTCGACGACAATGTCCTTTAAGCTAGGCATAGAGTTAAGGtattcgtcgtcgttaagAGCATAGTATCGCTCGCGGACTACTTATGTTGCCTCCTTTATTATCGCCGTATGTCGACTAATGCTAGTTGTTTCCTTATCCTCCTTATCTTTATTAACGAGTACGCGGCTACTCGTATAATATACCTCCTAGCTATTCTCTTCCTACTCGTGCGTCTAGTAGTCGAAGTCCTTCGTCGTAAGGTTGTTATAGAGTAGGTAGTAGCTCTAAACGTAGCGGTAGATAAGGAGGTATCTAAGGTAAAAGGAGTAGCCGTATCGATTCGGAGGTAGGTTACTATCTTTATTAGTTGCTCCGGTAAGAGCGTCTATCTTACTATAAGCTAGTTTATTAGCAACGAGGACTTAAACGGTGTAAGGGAACTTCCTAAGCTATAGGTGTCGTAAGGTAGTCGGATAAATCTTCGTACGCGCCTTAGACTCCTTTACTACCGCGCGCCGCTCTATAGTATTAACTACGTTATAAAGATAGCTAGCGATACTACAGAGCGAGAAGTAATTTATGTTCTACTTCGTACCGCTACCGCCCTTAAGTAGCGAGTAGAAGTTCTTAAGGTTGCTCGTCGTACAAATCTAAAGTAGAGTCTATAAGTAATAGCGAAAGTAGAAGGCCCAGAGGTAACGGTTATTCTACATAGTCTACTATATGTAATTAACCTTCTGTTAAGGAGTATTAGAAGGTAGgtaagtagtagtagactcTAGTAAGTCCCTTATGCTAGCCTCCGTTTTGCGTATACTTATCGCCTTTAAAAGGTAACTAAGAGTTCTCGAATACTTACGCCCTTTAAACTACTTCTAGAGCGTCTAACTATAGTGCTAATAGTAGATAAGATAAGTAACTTCTTACTTACTATTAACGAGGCTACGGAACGCTATTTATATAGCCCTTTGCTTAGCTCCGGAATTATCGGTTATTATATATCTAGGCTCCTATAGCCTCTTGTTCCCTATTGTTATATACTAGCTCTTAATCTGTCTTATCGCCGCCGTAATTATCTTACTATCCTCTCGCGCTAAGAGCTAGTATACGTAAACTCGGTAGGTATTTGTACTGTCGCGGATTATTAAGCTAAAGAGCTTTTGTTCGAGGTAATTCGTCTTATAGGTCGAGTCGTAGATCGTAAAGTAGCCGTATTTCCGTAGCAATTAAAGGCCGCTAGGACGGACGAAAATAGTGCAATTAGAGGTACTACTATCCTCGTAGATAATGCTAGCAATGTGTTTAGATAGATAATTAcctatatatacgatatTAGTGTTAGTAAGAAGGTTTAAATTCTCGGAAGATTTTTCGCGCGCGTAACTAATTATACGCGTAGAAATAGCTTTCCGGTATAAGAATTAGTTCTACCTTTTGCTCGAATACTACCGTCGATATAAAATTCGTACGCGTTACTTAAAAACCGGTGCGTAAATTTTAGTCCGGAGCTTTTAAAATTCCGACCTTCTTATATATACTAACATTAAGAAATTAAAAAACAATAACTTATAatcgtactactactctactatgTCCGACACCTATTTTAATACGCTTAGTTTGTTGCCCTAATACCGAGGATCTAGATTCTTCTTTTAAAAGCCTCGTACGGCGTTATAGACGCTCTTATTGTTTAATCGTACGCTACTAGCGTTTACGAGTATTTAGTAACTATCCGAAATCCCTAAACCTCTACCGACGAGATTCGCCTTTACCTCCGCCGGCCGGTATCTACGCGCTACCTCCTCGCCGGCAACCTACGTTATAAAGCTATTTAGCTTCTTCCGGTCGACATACGCGAGGTCGTAGTTATAGAAGGGCTCGCTATCGCCGACGTAGTCCTTAGGGTAGAGGCGTTCGAGAGTCTAGCGTAATAGACGAAGGAGCTAGGCGTCCTTCTTATTAGTCCGCTACTACGCCGCGCCGTTAATACGTATACCTTCCTTATTAAGAGTAGCGGCACCTTTAGGAGTATCTTCGATAGGCTTATAAAAGTAGGTAAActttatagtagtaggatACTTCTTACTACTATACGTTAAGCGGTCGCGCTACTTCTCGAGTAGAACGCCTATCTTCTTCGACACCGGATTATAGCGCTTATAGCAACGATAGATAAACCGGAACGTACGATATAATCCGGATCTCGTCCTTAATGCCCTCGTACTATTACCCTTCTAGATGTTGTCGAcgagaggctaatataagtaTATCTCTTTATACGTTATCTACTCTACGCGTCCGTTAAAGAGCCTATCGCGCTATTAAATAGTATCCGgtagtagtcgtagtagcgctctacccttactattaaCACTACTCTATCGTAAGGAGATAGCGCTAACGCTAATAGATATccgcgtcttcttcttctataCCTTCTTAtcctccttattattatCGATATTACTAAATagctccttcttaagggctaaGGTAGCCGCGCCTTCTATAACCTCGTTCTCTTACGATTTAAGCTAAGAGCAACGCTCTTAaatctactactatagcgtACTAATATCGCGTCTAACGAGCTCTACTAATATACCTTTAATAGGAATAACTCCGGCTCATTCGACTCTAGCTCCTTTATCGTCCGATCTACCGACCTCGAATCTACTATCGAATCTAGCTACATCGAGCAACGCGTCGTCGACAACCTCTAGAAGCTTATATAATAGATCATTTACTATCTTAGTATAAAACGCGCCGACTTTAGTATTATTAAGAGCACCGATTTAAACACTAGTAAGAGACTCTATAGCTCCTCTACAACGGCGACGAATTAAGTAACTAGCGCACTAAGAAGGGCAATAGTAAGGAGGGAATAAAGAGATTAGTATAAGAGTAGTAGTTAAGGCGATAACAACACCTTAAAacgaggtcggcgacgaggaacacctgtacgtggtgccggctacgaacctgcgacgataccgtcgttgtagagctaagtttcctccggaggattggagaggccgttaatccctcttcccttacaacaacaacaatacgacctagaggtacgcctcctatcgaaatacaagctataacagaacaacggtacgattcgaacgaatagccctttacgctacgaacgagaagaagaagaagaagaagcagtctattctgccctatacgcgcacctcctcgaaatccgaaccgaaatcgcatgtcccttctttagagacttcgtcgccctcgaaggaagcatatatgcactttaaagagctagaactcggtagaatctataactctgtaattaacctacgtagctatatgcgtttagaagcggtatatagttctacaaaggcatattaaggataagagggggcagcgagttagacagctacttttgcactacttttgcactgcattctgtactgcttttgcactacaTTCTACGCTCCTTTTTTTCGAATTTgtagcgtgcgtgcgaagcggaaggatccgctaaaaattctacaaaaagcttagcgcgaaaattctgcagccccggctatAGACAATGatagcgcgaaaattctgtagccccggctgcagataacgacactcgtttgatttcctttgtcttgcgctgttttaaagtcctttagcagaTTCtacttgcaggtcctgccttaggcacggggtttcccctaaggttaaagaatactaaaagaatttaattgtaaatagatctactgccttgttcgcaaggccgtcctatatagtcttggactctaaaaggacgtaaatggaacaaacaaacaaacaaacaaacaaacacCTTAAAACGAGCGAATTCGACAACATGTACAACATAGATACGGAGGATACGAGTCGCGACGGAATTCGACGTTTGTGCACCTTAAATCGTCCGTGCGCGTCGGTGCGCGTATTTCCGGTGGCTGTGCGAGGGATTCAAAAGCCGGTGTACCAAAAGCCGAACCTGCCTCATTGTAGACACCACCGCAGCTTGGATAGCATGGTTCTTTCGTGTGAAGCATGCCTGTTTTCAGCAATGCCTGCACGTAGATCGATGACGACCACGACCAACTTCTGAGCCATCTCGTGTCTTGTACGTACTGCGCCCTGCTCCGCCTCGAATCTTGCCCGGGGCGAAAGTTCTTTTGATCCTTGCCCGGCAAGACCTCCCTTCATACTTCGACCGCTGGTGAAGCCATGGGTAAGGACGCGATCCGCAGTTGCCAGCAGCATCCGGATCCAGACCAAGTGATATGCTTTGTTCCCTATCTTGAGCTCCAACATGGTCAGCAGCTTCGGTAGACTTGGACGTCCAGATTAGAATCAGCGTTCCTGAATGCGCCACCCATCCGCACAATTGTATTCATGGTGTCAAGCACTGAGAGAAGTCTCACTACGCCTGGCGATCTGCTTGCTGTTGCCTACGATACGATATCAGCCATCAGAGTGTATGCTCTCGTTGAGATGGTCCGATTTTGAGATGGTCCGATGTTGAGAGTCCCTCATCGACTGATACTTCGACGGAGCCTTGCAAACATCAGTCAGAAAGCTCTTACCTACTGCTCTCAACAGCAGTGATCTCcacctcgcccttcttcggCTCTCCATCCGCCGCAGTCTGGGCAGTCTCCGATTGACTCCTCTCCAGATCCGCCTCTTTCGTGTCATGCGGAACAGCGCCAAACAACTcatccatcttctccaaagATACCCCCTTCGTCTCTGGAATGAGAAACCAGGTGAAGATGAACATGAGGAAGCAGAATGTGCCGTAGATGTAGTATGCCCTGGAAGATACTGTCAGTGGGCGACATGGTAGCGAAGGGAAGGATGCCAGCTCACCCATATCCGCCTTCTCCAACCGTAGCGATCATATTGGGCGTGGCTCGAGCTACAACGAAGTTGAAGAGCCATTGCGTCGCGGCTCCGAGAGCGACGTTCATGGCACGGAGTCGAGCGGTGGGGATTTCAGATCTTGGAATCTCGTCAGCATGCCGTGCATACGCCACAATCGGGATGCTCAAGCACATACACATAAATCCAGCAAACCGGACCCCATCCGAATTGGAAGAGTGTAGCGAAAAGATAGATCGCCACAATGGCAACATATCCCGCAGGGGGAACCGCAGATCCCGCTTTAGGCGGAGAGATGCGGATGTACGTCCCGATGTAGTACATGCACAAGCCCTGCGCGATGGAAGTCCAGAGCAAGGACTTCCTCCGCCCAAGAGAGTCGGCGACGAAGAGCAGGAAGAACGCGCAGCCGACCATTTTGACGACGCCGTAGACGCCCGTGGCAAAGAGGGAGTTGACGGTCCCGGTGAGCCCGAGGTTGGAGAAAATGGTGGGCGAGTAGTAGTTGATTGCGTTCGTTCCTAAGATTGTGAGTCAGGAATGGTGGGCATGATGTGGGAAGACTGGGAGTGGCACACCAGTCATCTGCTGGCATATCATCAAGCCGATGGTGATAAATGCTCGCTTGCGGTTGCCGGGGATGGTGAACATCTCACGCAGCAGATCGATGGGTCGAGCTCCGCGGATGATTCGGCGCTCCCACTCGAGTTGCTCGAACATTTCTTTGATCTCGGTTTGGACGTACGGATGGGTTTGGGGAAGATGGCGAATGCGGGAGAGAACGGCGCCAGCTTCTTCCCAGCGGTCTTGTCGGGCGAGCCATCGCGGTCTGGTCGAGGTGTCAGCGGATATTGACGGATGACGGGAGAGGCTCGCACATACGTCTCACTGCTGGTGAGCATTCCAAAGAATAGCAGAATGGCTGGCAGACCCTGCAACGCCAGTGGAACCACGTACTGCCTCGTGCCGGAGCTGTGGAGGAGAGAGCCGTAGTTGATCCAGAATGCAATACACACTCCAGTCACGATGAAAAATTGATACATGCCAGTCAGAGCTCCACGAATGGCTCGAGGGGCGTTCTCGGATGTATAGAGAGGAGTGATCATCGATGCGGctccgacaccgacacctGCGACGAATCTGCGAGAGTTCAGCTTCTGCCGGAAAGCAAAGGCCACCTACGGGTCAAGAAATGTTGAGCATGTCGTACCTCCCAATATACAGCACAGGAAAGTGCCCAGCCGCAGACGCCTGAAAAACAGCGCCGATAGTCGCAAGCACCGCAGCAATCATCAAACCCAAGCGTCGCCCGAGCTTGTCTGCGACATAGAACGCCGCCAACGCACCAACGAAGCATCCGGCCTGTAGAGTCGACACGATGTTCGCTTCGAGGTTAGCGGACAGGGTCTTGTTCTCGCCGGCTTTGGGAAGACCATATCTCCTGAGTCGCTGTCAGTTTGGAATCCCGCGCTATCCTGAGGTTGGAGAATAGACGCACGCTCTGAAAGGATCGAGCTTGAGGACGCCTCCGATGATGCCAGTGTCCATTCCGAACAGCATACCACCGAAGCAAGCCTGAAGGCCATCAGCATATTGCTCATGGGATTGCTCTCTTCATTCCTCAACTCACACTGGCGCAGAGCAGATACACCCTCCAGTTGTAGATCTCCTTTGGATCATTCTTCGCCGCTTCATTCTGGATGAACCTCGTGATGAGAGTCATCTTGGCGAATGGACGAAAAAGATAAAAGTCAGGCGAGCAGGCAGCGTCTGAAGTGAACAATCACGCAAGCTTCCAGCACGACAGACCGAACCACGTCGTGAAGGCTGGGGTAAGCAAGAGTTCTTGTAGGCTCTCACGCAATCCTGAACCACAGGTGGATGTTATCCGGCTTGTCCAGCGCTTGGCAGTCTCGGAGTGAGCGGGGCGGGTTAGTGAAGCCCGAAGAGATCGCTTCTATGCAGTCCCCTGTCCGTGCCATGAGGGTGGGATCCGCCTCGCTTGACCGAGTTGACGATTCTTGAACGCGGACGAACGTGAACAACCATACTTGTGATCGGCTCACGGAGTCCTTCGACCGAGGGTCAGGAGGTGTTGCGGCGGTTTCGATTGAGGCGTCATAGCACAAAGCAGCTTCACTATACTGTCACCATAGGAAGTTCTTTGCGGCTGCCGTGCATGTTACCCCATACTCCATACCCCGCTGATCGACAGCCGTCAAATGGAACATCTCGGCTCCACCAAGACGTTCGTAGTGGTGGAAAACAGCCGAAGAACGGGTGGGAAGCGTGGGAGCATTATCATCCTGCTGCGTGCATCCTTCCCGTGCCTCAATTGCTGTCCAGACTTGACGTCTCAGGGCTGGTCGGCTAAATGCAAAGATCTTGGCTTCGCAGGGATATGTCTCGATATGGGTCGTGCCGCGATGATGTGATCCGGAAACGACAGGGAAGCTCCACGGTAGTGCCTCGGCCTTTTGGAGCGATGTGCGAGGGTTTGTCTGAGAAAGTCTAGGTTAGGAGCAAAGCGAAGGGAACAAGAGCCGCCTTCTTGTCTGTCTATGGGTTAACTCGAGCCGTCAATTCTGAAATGAACCCCACCTAGAGTCAACATGATGTCTTCCATGATCGTCCACGAGGACCGTCGCAATGCAGTATAATACAATATTGTACAAGAAGTAGTGTTGGTTTGATGCTCACTCCCATGTAAATGCAGACCTCCGTGACCCTGGAAGTCCTCCTGATGATTTCAATGCTCCTGATGCTATCACTCCAGGGCTCTACCGCGCACCCGTGGCAGCCTGCGGTGCTGGCTCCGCGTTGTCGTGAACTTCGGGACTTTGCTCGGTTGCAGGCTTCTCCTCTGACTGTCGCGTATCTGTTGACTCTTCAACAGTCGCGGACTCTTCGACAGTTGTAGATTCTTCAGCAGGTACAGAGTCTTCCTCGGCGAGTGGAGCGTCAGGCTCCTCGAACAcgacgtcttcctctccggaGAATTGGTCAGGTGAGGCCGCAACTTCGCGAGTGTCCAGAGCATCGGTGATCAACTCATCAATGTCGATGGAAGTCGGACCGTCCGAGGGCGCGTCGGAGATGACGGCCATCTCTTCTTCAGCATCCTGTGCTTCGAGGCCATCCTTCTCTTCCATGTCCGGCGAAACTCCACCTtcaccttcgccttcgcctcccgtagcagcagcggcggcaGCAGCGTCCCGCATCGCCTGCTCTCTGATTGCCTTATCCTTCTGCTGCAGCATCGCCCGTCTCTTCTTAGCGTCCAAATTGAGATTCGCAAGCACATACtcaatcttctcctccaccaatcCCTTCACATGCGTAGCCAACGGTCTAGTGCGAAACACACCCGCGAAACGATAACTGAGCCACAGATACGCCACCAGGCCCTTGTGCAATTGTTCCAGTTTCTTGAGTTGTTCTCTGGTGATGGTGTCGGCTTCATCGAGTATGTCGAGAGGTAGTTCCTCAATGTCGAGGACGTCGCCGCCACTTCCCGTAGCGATGCAGCGCGCGAATGCGGGCATGAGTTTTCGCCAGAGCTCGATGTCGCCCTTGGCAGCGGGACAGGCACAGATCATGTTGCGGTCGTTGATGGTCAGCCCTTGGACGGGCTCGATGAGGTCGGCGACCCAGACTTGATCCCGCAGACCGCAGAGATGGAAGCGACGGTGCATTTGGGAGAGTTCGTGGAGGCGGGTGAGGATGTAGCTGAAAG
It encodes the following:
- a CDS encoding uncharacterized protein (small (306aa) secreted perotein, predicted. Probable M graminicola specific protein (novel gene). unknown function.), whose translation is MQLFQLAFVLITASTALAQRFNCDSGLGYGAHGKCFCNPPQYCDSANPCVAGACEDRPDQQYAFCY